CGGATGCAAACCATTTATCCGCAGCCGTACGACGTCCCGATGGATTTCGTCGTCACGGAAGAGGGCGTGGCGCAGGTGGTCGACGGCAGGCTCCTCGCCATGCCCGATCTCGTCCAGGTTCGCGCGATCGCTGCACAGATGCTGCGCGCGCGCGCCCCGGGCTGAATCCGTTCGAGGTTCAGCGGCGCGCGGCCGGTCCGGGCAGCAGCACCGGCGCGGGCAGCGCCTGCTTCACCACCGTCACCGGCACCTCGGCATGATGCACCACGCCATAGGCCACGGAGCCGAGCAGCAGCGATTTCGCGGCACCGCGACCACGCGTGCCGAGCACGATGCGGCCGCATTGGGAGTCGGCCGCCGTCTCCAGGATCGTTTCGGCCACGCTGCCCGTGGCAACGCGCCGACCGTGGCGCACGCCGGCCTTGTCCAGGATGCGCGCGGCTGGCCGCATCGCGGCCTCCGCTTGCTCCTGCGCGTAGGCCTCGATTTGCACCCGGGAGGCGAATCGCCGCACGTTGCCGGAAATGATCCGCGGCTGCACGTTGAGCAGCACGATGCGCAACCTGGGATTGACCGCGGCCTGGAGCGCTGCATACTGTACCGCCCGGTTGGACGCGTTCGAGCCGTCGACGGCGACCAGCACCGCCAGCGGATCGCTTGCGCCGCCACGGCCCGCGGTGCGCGATCGGACCGGCACCAGCGTGACGCTTCGCCGGACCATGTGAAGCACCTTGTACGCGACGGAGCCCAGGGTGATGCTGTTCAGCGTACTCAGCCCGCGCGTACCCATGACGATTTCGCTCACCCCGGCGTCCTCCGCCGCGCCCACGATCATTGCGGCCGGATCATCGCCTAGCGGCGCTTCCAGTCGATAGCTCAATCCGGCGAAATCGAGGATTCTTCGCGCCGAGGCCGTGGTGCGCTCGGCGTCCGCCAACGCTTCGGCGCGCTGCGCGGCCAGGCTCTTGCGTTCGGCGCCGACCGAGGGCAGGCGCACGTTGACCAGGCGAACGGCAGCGACGCCGAGCGGCTTCGCCACACGCGCGACGTAGCGTGTGGCATTGTCGGCGCCGCGCGATCCGTCCACGGCCAGCAGCCACGTGTTGCGGGGCCGGCGCGAGCCTTCCTTCGTGCTCACTGGAGATCTCCCAAGGACGTCGCAGGCCGACATGGCCGCGCGCTGGGGCGAGGAAGTCTATCCGCCATCGGCAAGCACCATGTCGGAGGCTTTCTCGCCGATCATGATCGAGGGCGCATTGGTGTTGGAAGCGACCATGGTCGGCATGATGGAGGCGTCGCAGACGCGCAGGCCGTGCACGCCGTGGACGCGCAGTTTCGAGTCCACCACGGCGAGCTTGTCGCTGCCCATGCGGCAGGTTCCGATCGGGTGATACGAGGTCTGGCCGGTCTTGCGGATGTGATCGAGCAGCTCGCCGTCGCTGTGCGCTTCCGGCCCCGGGCGGGTCTCGCGCACGATGTACTGCGCGAGCGCGGGCTGGGCCGCGATCCTGCGAATCATCTTCAGCGCGCTAACGAGCGTGTGCGCGTCCTCCTCCGCCCCGAGGTAGTTGGCGTGGATGCGCGGCGGATCGGAGGCTTCGGCGCTGCGGATATGGATCGATCCGCGCGACTCGGGACGCAGGCAGTAGGTGCCGACCGAAAACCCCGGATACGCATCCAGCCCCATGCGATCGGCGAGCGAGCGCGCGTTGCGATTGTCCGCGTAATGGCTGCTCGCCATCGACAGCTGGTGCAATTGCATCTTGATATCGGGCCGCGGCAGGTCTGCGCGGCTGCGGGCGATCGCCATCATGGTCGCCGACGAGGTCGACATCAAGCCTCGGCCGAGGAAGAGCCAGCGCGCGCCCATCTTTGCGCGCAGGAAGGGGCTACGCAGGATCGCATTGAGCGTGATGTCGAGCGTGGTCTCGAACGCCAGGCGCACGTGCAGGTGGTCGCGCAGGTTCTCACCGACCCCGGGTGCGTGATGGACCACCGCCACGCCGGCGCGCTGCAGGACTTCGGCGTCGCCGATGCCGGAGAGCTCCAGAATCTGCGGCGACTGGATCGCGCCCGCCGCCAGCAGAACCTCGCGGCGCACGCGCACGGTGTGCAGCGCATCGCCCTGCCGATACGTGATGCCCACAGCCCGGTTGCCTTCGAGCTCCACGCGTTGCGCTAGCGCGCCCGTTGCCACTTTGAGGTTCGGGCGCTTCATGGCGGGGCGCAGGTAGTTGTCTGCGGTATGGCGGCGGCGGCCTCGGCGCGTGTTGTATTGCAGGTAGCCGATGCCCTCGAACACCGGGCCGTTGTAATCCTCGGTCGCGGGAACACCCGCCTGGCAGGCGGCGGCATGGTAGCCCTCGGAGAGGGCATCGCGATCGATGTAGCGCGTAATGTGCATCGGTCCCTCGCGCCCGCGGTATTGCGGGTCGCCGGGCGCGTAGCATTCCATGCGCTTCAGAAACGGAAGCACATCGGCATACCCCCAGCCGGGATTGCCGAGGCTTGCCCAGTGGTCGTATTCGAGCGGATCGCCGCGCACCCAGATCATGCCGTTCACGGCGCTGGAGCCGCCGAGCGCGCGCCCGCGCGGCCAGAAGATGCCGCGGCCGCCGACCTTCTCGTCCGGCTCGGTCTGGAAGCGCCAGATCGCGCGTTCGCCGGTGAGGATGTGCGCGACGCCGGCCGGAATGCGGATCCACATCCAGCGGTCGTCCTCGCCCGCTTCGAGCAGCAGCACCGAGTGCTTGCCGGATGCGGTCAGGCGATTGGCGAGGACGCAGCCGGCGGAACCGGCCCCGACGATGACGTAGTCGAATTCCATGTCAGCGCGGATATTTCATCGGAGCAGGGCCTAACGCTTGCCGATCGCTTCCGGATTGGCGACGTTGATCGGCGCACCGGCCGCGTAGGCGAGCAGCTGCTCGACCGCGCTGGCATACAGGGCCTCGTAACTTGCGCGCTCGGCATAGCCCAGGTGCGGGGTGCAGAGCGCGTTCTCCATCGCGAGCAGCGGATGCGAAGCGCCGGTCACCGGCTCCTGCTCGTAGACGTCCACCGCGGCGAATCCCGGCCGGCCCTTCTTCAGCGCGGCGACCAGGGCACCTTCGGCGATCAGGGGCGCCCGGCTGGTGTTGACGATGAGCGCCGTGGGCTTCATGCGGGCGAGGTCGTCGGCTGTCACGATGCCGCGCGTCTCCTTGTTGAGCGGCAGGTGCAGGCTCACGATGTCGGCATTCTCGAAGAACGCCTCGCGGCTCGGCGCGATCTCGAAACCTTCCGCTTTGGCGCGGGCGGTCGAGCCTTCGCGGCCCCAGCACACGACCTTCATCCCGAACGCCTTGCCCACGCGCGCCACGGCACCGCCGATATGTCCGAACGCATAGATGCCGAGGGTCCGGCCGTGCAGGCGCGTGCCGACGGTCGAGTGCCAGTGGCCTTGCTTGAAGTTTTCGACTTCGTAGGGAATCGAGCGCAGCGACGAAAGGATGAGGCCCCAGGCCAGCTCCGCGGTGGTGGAGTAGGGGCCGCCGCCGCCGCTGCCGCCGCCGGCGGAGATCACGATGCCGTGCTCGGTGCAGGCGGCAACGTCGACGTGGCTCACGTTGCGGCCCGTCTGGCTGATGAGCTTGAGCTGCGGCAGTTTCTCCACGATCTGGCGCGTGATCGGCACGCGCTGCTGCGTGAGCAGCACGGCGTCGCATCCGGACACCTGCTCCACGACCCGCGCCGGATCGGTGTAGGCATCGGTGAAGATGCGCACTTCGTGGTCCTTCAGTTTCGGATAGGCACGCGTTCCGCGGAGCACGTCGGCATAGTCGTGAATGACCGCGATTTTCATGGCTTCCCCCCTTCGGCTGTGGTGGGTGTGGTGGTTCGGCAGACAGGTTACGATAACCCGTGCGTGCGGGGCACGCAATCACTGGTGCGTGCGGGGCACGCAATCACTGGTGCGCGCGGGGCACGCAATCACTCGTGCGTGCAGAGGCACGCAGTGGCAATCGGCAGCGCAGTCGGCACCGTTTCGTGCGCCGCGGCGTGAGACGACGGGCGCCAAGCGCGCCGTAGCTCGTCGCCCGGCATCTAACGTAAACTCGGCCGCGTGGCGATCCGCCGCGCCGCCGATCGCGCTCAATGGTCCAGAGGAGAATGCAATGAGCGAGCAGGCTCTCGTACACTTCGAAGTCGAAGACGGCATCGGCGTGATCACCGTCGACAACCCGCCGGTGAACGCGCTCAGTCCCGGCGTGCCCGAAGGCATCATCGCGGCGGTGGAGCGCGGGGAAGCGGACCCCGATGTGAAAGCCATGGTGTTGATGGGCGCGGGCCGCAGCTTCATCGCCGGCGCGGACATCCGCCAGTTCGGCAAGCCGCGAGCGACGCCGGCACGGCGCACCTACGACGTGCTCGATCAGGGCACCAGGCCGATCGTCGCCGCCATTCACGGCTTTGCGCTCGGCGGGGGCCTGGAAAACGCGCTCGCGTGCCACTATCGCATCGCCGTGCCGAGCGCCAAGGTGGGCTTGCCGGAAGTATTGATCGGCATCCTGCCGGGCGGCGGCGGAACGCAGCGTCTGCCGCGCTTGATCGGTCCGAAAGCGGCGATGGAGATGATCGTGAGCGGCCGCCACGTGCCGGCGCCGGAAGCGAAGGCGCTCGGCATCGTCGACGAGGTGGTCGAGGGCAAGGACCTGCGCAAGGAGGCGATCGCGTACGCCAAGCGCATCGCCGCTCACCGGCCGCTGCCGCGCGTGCGCGACAAGACCGACAAGCTCGCCGAAGCGAAATCCGATCCCGGCATGTTCGAGGCGATGCGCAAATCGATCGCGCGCAAGGCGCGCAACCAGAAGGCACCGTATCACTGCATCGCCGCGGTCGAGGCTGCGGTGTCCGAGCCGTTCGACGAGGGCGTGAAGACCGAACGGCGGCTTTTCACCGAGCTGGAGAATTCCGACGAAGCGCGCGGTTTGCGCTACGCGTTCTTCGCCGAGCGCGAAGTATCGAAGATCCCTGGTCTTGCCAAGGACGCGCCGTTGCCGGAGGTCAAATCCGTGGCGGTGATCGGCGCCGGGACGATGGGCGGCGGCATCGCCATGTGCTTCGCCGACTTCGGCATGCCGGTGAAGATCCTGGAAGCGACACCGGATGCGATGGCGAAGGGCATGCAGCGCGTCAGGGACAACTATGCCACCAGCGTGAAGCGCGGGAGCCTGAAGCAGGAGGAGATGGACAAGCGCCTGCCGCGCATCCAATCGGTGGACAGCTACGACGCCATTGCCGACTGCGACGTGGTGATCGAGGCGGTGTTCGAGGAGATGGACGTCAAGAAGCAGGTGTTCGCGAAGCTCGACGGGGTGATGAAGCCCGGCGCGCTGCTCTACACCAATTCCTCCGCGCTCGACATCGATGCCATCGCTTCCGTGACGAAGCGCCCGGAGCTGGTGGCGGGAACGCACTTCTTCAGTCCGGCCAATGTGATGAAACTGCTGGAGGTCGTGGTCGGCCAGAAGAGCGCGCCGACCACCATCGCCACCGCCATGAAGCTCGGCCGCTCGATCGGCAAGATCGCCGCATGGGCGGGCAACACCGACGGCTTCGTCGCCAACCGCAGCCGCGCTCCGATGGTCACCGAGTCGAACCTGATGATCGAGGAGGGCGCGGCGCCGGAAGAGGTGGACAAGGTGATGGTCGACTTCGGCTATCCGATGGGGCCGTTTGCCGTCGGCGACCTGGCGGGCCTCGACATCAGCTATGCCTCGCGTCGGCGCCGTGCCGCGGCCGACCCAAACTACCGCAAGCTGCCGATCCCGGACCGGCTGGTCGAGCTGGGCCGCAAGGGTCAGAAGACGGGCGCCGGCTGGTATCGCTACGAGGCCGGCGACCGTACGCCGCGCCCCGATCCGGAAGTGAAGCGCGTCATCCAGGAAGTCGCGAAGGAGATGGGCATCGAGCAGCGCTCGTTCACGCCCGAAGAGATCCTGCGCCGGCTGCTGTTCGCGTCGGTGAACGAGGCGTGCAAGATCCTGGAGGAAGGCAAGGCACTGCGCGCGAGCGACGTCGACGTGATGTGGCTGCACGGCTTCGGCTTTCCGCGTTATCGCGGCGGGCTCATGTTCTGGGCCGACCAGATCGGCTCGAAGGCGGTGTACGAGCAGATCGAAGCGTGGCATCAGCGTTACGGCGAGCGCTGGCGGCCGTCGAACCTGCTGCGCGACGTGGCGCAGCAGGGCGGACAATTGCGCGAGATCAAGGCTGCGGGCGTCTGATGCCTATAATTGCCGCTCGCTGTCCGGGCGCTCCCCGCCCGGAGCTGTACGCGCCGCGTGCGGGACGCGGCGCCTGGCTTACAAGCTGACCACCCCGCCTCCTTCGCCGGCACCCCTCCTCGACGAGGAGGGGAGAAGATCTCGCCTGGCCTCGCTTGCCTGGCCTTGCCCTCCTGACAAGTAGGGCAGGACGCGCGGACGGGTGGTCTCCCCTCCTCGTCGAGGAGGGGCGGGACGCGACTGAGTCGCGGACGGGGTGGTCGACTCCGCACGAACAACGAATCCCCCGCTTTGTGCGCGCGCACGGGTGGTCTCCCCTCCTCGTCGAGGAGGGGCGGGACGCGACTGAGTCGCGGACGGGGTGGTCAACGCCGCGCGAACAACGAATTTCCGGCTTTGCGCGCATTGGGCTGGCACCGCGCGCATCCATGACTTTCCATGTCGGCAGGACATGGCGGGCAGTCGCCCCTGGGCGTGCCGCTTGCGAGCTTTGGCACGACGCTTTAAGGACTTTGCTATGACGACAATACTCTCCGAGCGCATCGAAGCGATCTATCGGCAGGTCATCGCCCGCAATCCGGGCGAGGACGAGTTCCACCAGGCGGTGAAGGAAGTGCTCGAGTCGCTCGGCCCCGTGCTGGTGAAATACCCGGAGTACTCCGAACAGAAGATCATCGAGCGCATCTGCGAGCCCGAGCGCCAGATCATCTTCCGTGTGCCGTGGCAGGACGACCGGGGCGAGGTGCACATCAACCGCGGTTTCCGCGTTCAGTTCAACAGCGCGATCGGACCGTACAAGGGCGGTTTGCGTTTCCATCCGTCGGTGTATCTCGGCATCATCAAGTTCCTCGGCTTCGAGCAGGTGTTCAAGAACGCGCTCACCGGCATGCCGATCGGCGGCGGCAAGGGCGGCTCGGACTTCGATCCCAAAGGACGCTCGGACGCCGAAGTCATGCGCTTCTGCCAGAGCTTCATGACCGAGCTGCATCGCCATCTGGGCGAATACTGCGACGTACCGGCGGGCGACATCGGCGTCGGCGGGCGCGAGATCGGCTACCTGTTCGGACAGTACAAGCGCCTCACCAACCGCTACGAGTCCGGCGTTCTCACCGGCAAGGGCATCGGCTGGGGCGGATCGCTGGTGCGCCGCGAAGCGACCGGTTATGGCGCGGTGTATTTCGTGCGCGAGATGATGAAGGCGCGCAAGACCGGCCTCGACGGCAAGACCTGCATCGTCTCGGGCGCGGGCAACGTCGCCATCTACACGATGGAGAAACTGCAGGAGCTCGGCGCCAAGGTGATCGCCTGCTCGGATTCCCACGGGGTCGTGATCCACGAGCGAGGTATCGACCTGGCCCTGGTGAAGCAGTTGAAGGAAGTCGAGCGCCGTCGGATCGCTGACTACGCCGAGTGGCACAAGGATGCGCACTATCGCGAAGGCGGCAAACATCTGGGAAATCCCGTGCGAGGTGGCCATGCCCTCGGCCACGCAGAACGAGCTCAACGGCCGCGACGCCATGACCCTGGTGAAGAACGGTTGCATCGCGGTCGGCGAGGGGGCGAACATGCCGACCACGCCCGAAGGCGTTCGCATCTTCCTCGATGCGAAGATCGCCTACGGCCCCGGCAAGGCGGCCAACGCCGGCGGTGTGGCGACATCCGCCCTGGAGATGCAGCAGAACGCGAGCCGCGATTCCTGGACGTTCGAGTTCACCGAGAAGAAGCTCGACGAGATCATGACTCGTATCCACGAAGATACCTACGAGACCGCCGAAGAATTCGGCGCCTCCGGCAACTACGTGGTCGGCGCCAATATCGCCGGCTTCATCAAGGTTGCCAACGCGATGGTGGCGCTCGGACTGATCTAGGCGCTGTCGTCCTGTTCCAGCTGTGCGTGGGCCAGGGAGCCGGAGACTTTGCCGACGGTAAACGGGTCGCCGATGAGCCAGCACCATGTGCCATCGGGCTGACGCCGGGCGACCTCGATCGCATACACGGACGTTGGCCGCGGGTGCGAGACCTGCCACTGCGTATGCATCAGCGCGATATCTGCGGACTCGACGATCTGCTTGATGTCGAATGCAAAGTCGGCCTTCGCTGCGACCAGCGGGGCAAGCTCTTGGCGCAGCTGCTGCTTGCCCTTGATCGCTTCGCCCGACTCGTTCAGGAAAACCACTTCCGGATCGTAGATTGCGAGCACCGCTTCGATGTCGCCTGTGGCCATCGCTTGCCGAAAGATGCGGCAGATATCCGCGGGAGTGCTTGCCGGCATGGGGATCTCCTTTTCTGCACGCAGGAAGGTTGCTCCTCCATCGCATGGGACCCTTGCATTGCGAGCCGAGTTCGCAAGCCCTTTCAGGTATCGTGCACGATCCTGCTGCCGAATATCCGGCGCACGGGAATCGAATCGAGGTCGATGCCGTCGAGGCAGCGGACGTTGACCGTCCAGCCATCGAAGGGCTGCACGCCTTCGTCCAGCTCCCGGGAAGTCGGGTCGCTCGGACGCCGGAAGGGTAGAATGCCGCATACCGGGCAGAAGTAGTCCTTTGCGGTTCGCGATCCCCACTGGTACAGAACCAGCTCGTCCCAGGGCGTCAGCAAGCGCAGATTTTCCTTGGGGACGCGGTGATTGAGTGCACCGCGCCGGCGGCAGATCGAGCAGTCGCAGACCCGGACATGATCGATCTGTGCATCGACCTCGAAGCGAACCCTGCCGCAGTGACACGAGCCGTGGTAGGTCCTCATCGCATTCTCCACCTGTCGGCGACGGGCCGACGAATGCCGCGGTGCACCGTATCGCTACAGCGGTCAGCGCTCGCGCTTCGGCTCGCCGTCGCGTTCCAGTGCGCTGCGATCCCAGCGACCCAATGTAGCTGCCGCGTCGTACGTGCTCTGCAGGAATTCCAGCAGCGTGTCGTCCGGCGCGCTGGACTCCCGCACGTGATCGTACGGCAGAAGGAACTCGCGCAGCGCCTCGCTGTAGAAAGCACCGCCGGGCCTTACCGGCGCCGCGGAAAAACCGGCAGGCTCCGGATACGCATACGAATAGAATGCCGGGTACGCGATTGCGCCTCCGCCGGGCCAGAATCCGCAGCTGCTGACCTCGTGCGAATAGGCCTCCCGAGCCACCCAGTCGGGCAGGTTCGGCACGCCCCCGGGATGTTCGGGCGCCGTTCGTCCGGAGAACCGCGTGACAGCCAGATCCGGAGCGCCCCAGAAATAGTGCACGGGGCTGCACTTGCCGACGAAGCCGGCGCGAAAGCGCTTGAAGACCTGGTCGGCTTGCACGAGCACCCGCCAGAAACGGTTGGCATATTCCGGGTCGTACGCCCGATGCGTCTCGTCGGCTGCGAATGCAATGGGGTCCTGGACTTCGTTCGGTTTTCCCGAGATGCGCACGCCGAGGCCGAGATCGCTCAGTTCCCCCATCAGGCGCGCATGGAAGGCGGCGACGGATTGCGGCTGCAGCGGGAAAGCGCGCGCAGGGCCATCATTCGACCGGATCTCGAGCGCATGGTCCACGAAGTCCATGTCGATCTGAAAGACGCGGGCCCCATGCGGGATGGGTGAGGTGGTCAGGCCGCGAGCCGTCACGTATAGCGTGACGTGCCAGGAATGATTGACCCACGGCGTTTGCGCCAGCCGGATCTTGCCGACGATCTGGGTCCATAGTTGCAGCGTGGCACAGGTGTCGCGCCACGCTTCGAGCGGCAGGCTCGGCCACGGATCCGGAATGGACGAAGAGAGCGCAGGCATCGTTGCATCCTCCGCGCGATCCGCGCCGACGGCCGAATGACGCCGGCGGCCGGTCTGGCTCGAGCAAGATTGATCTTGGCAGTAGTCTATGCCCGTCGGGCAGCGCACGGGTGCCTGGGCGCTCCAGCGCCATTCGTGCCTGGCAAGCGTCGGATTGCGCCGCCCGCCAGGCGACGAGCGCCGGTCGCGAGTCGAACACCCGCTGCTCGATGTTCGCCGCGTTGGCGCCAAAGGCCTTTCAATGCGAGGTTCGCTGGATCTGGATGGCCTTCGCGATGCGTCCGATAAGCTCGGTCTGCTTCCTGAGCTGCGCCCTGAACTCGGAAGGAGAATTGCCGACCAGTTCCAGTCCCTCCTCGCTGCTCCTTGCGCGTGTCCCGGGCGCCTGGAGCGATTCGATGATTCCGCTTCGCAAGCGCGCGACCACTCGCGTCGGCAGACCGGCTGGCCCGAACACGCCGAGCCAGGACGGCGGCGGCTCGAAACCCGATATGACATCCGCCAGGGCAGGGACGTCGGGCATGCCGCCAAAGGGTTTTCCCTGGACGGTGGCGAGCAGGCGCACCTTGCCGGTGCGCACGAACGGCAGCGCCGTCGCGCCGAAACCGATGGCGACGTCGACCTCGCCCGTCATGGCGGCCTGCATGGAACCGACACCGCCCTTGTAGGGAACGTGCACCAATCGAACCCCGGTGAGCTGTTGGATCGCTTCGCCGGTGAAGTGATGCGAGGTGCCGAATCCCGAGGTCCCGTACGAGACCTTGCCCGTTTCTGCCTTGGCGTACTCGAGCAATTCGGGGATCGACTTCACCGGCGAGCTCGGGCCGACCACGAGGAGCGTCGTCGCCTTCCACAGTTGGGTGATCGGGACGAAGTCCCGGAATACGTCCACCTTGTTCGTTTTCGACAGGAACCTGCCCATGACGAGCGCGTTCTGCGACGCGGCGAGCACGGTATAGCCGTCGGGCGCGGCGCGCATGACGGCTTCGGCTGCGACCACGCCGCCCGCCCCGGGCCGATTGTCCAGGCCGACGGGCTGTCCGAGCGCGGCGGACATGTCCGGCAGCAGTCGCCGCAGAAAGATGTTGCCACCGGTCCCGGCTGCGAGCTCGGTAACCATGCGGATCGGCTTGTACGGAAACTCCTGGCCGAAAGCCGAAGCGGCGATGAGGCAAGCGGCGATGAAACTTGTGGCGGCAAGCAGTACGCGCATCGCGCAAGGCTGCCGCCGCGCTGCCCCGCTACGGCTCAGGCTAAGCGGCGCGACGTTCGCCCTCCGCTCTTGCTGCCGCGGCCCGCGCTTTCGCCGGCAATCCGGTCGCTTCCAGATCGGCGCGCAATTCCTGCTCGGCCTCGGGCGTCATGCGGGTGCAGGGCGGACGCACGCCGCCGCCCTTCATGCCGATCATCTCCATCCAGATCTTCTGCTCGTGCGAGGGCAGCCGGCTGTTGCCGCCGCCGTAGCCGGTGATCCACTTGGCATGCACCGCGCGAACGGGATTGATGCTGCGTGCGATCGCGACCGCCTTGTTGTAGTCGCCGGCCAGCGCCGCTTCGGTGTAGTCGTGCACGGGCAGATAGCCGGGCACCTGGTACAGGTGCGGGCAGAAATTCAACAGCCAGCGGTCTTCGAACACGGCGATGTTGTGCAGCCACGGGTTTTCGTCGGCGACGCTCACGACGATCTCCGAGCCGACCACCTGGCGCAGGCGAATGGTGGCGGCCGGCTGCGGACCGCCTTGCTTGAAGCCGCAGATGTTCGGGATCTTCACCAGGCGTTTCGCCAGCGGCACCGAGATGGGGTAGTAGTGCGCGGGGATGTTGAAGAGAATCAGGCCGATGTTGGTGTGCTCGGCAATGAAGCGATAGAACTCGTACACCGCATCGTCGCAGTGCGCCGCCTGGTACGGTGTGAGCACGATCGCGAAATCGATGCCGACCGCTTCGGCATGCTGGCAGAGCTTCACGACTTCATACGGATTCTGGTGATGGCAGCCGGCAATCAGGGGCACGCGGCCCTTGTTGATCTCGGCGTTGATCTCGTGAGCGCGCATGCGCTCTTCGTTGGTCAGCGCCCAGAACTCGGCGACATTGCCCGAACAGTAATGGCCCGCGACCTTCAGCTTCGAGATGGAGTGCTCCAGGTTGTACGCGATGGCCGCTTCGTCGAGCCGGTCGTCCTCGGTGAAGTTGTACGGCAGCGCGGTCCATACACCCTTCAGGGAGTCGCGGGCGTATTCCTTGGCTTCATGCTTGCGATATTTCATGATGCCCTCCTTGTCGGCTTGACGGAGTCAGGATAGCAGATGGACCACCGGAACGGGAGCATCCAGCCCCTATTCAATTCTCTCGTAGCAGGCCCAGCCAACGGCGGGCCGCCTCGAGGTCTTCGAAGGCCTTGATGTTCATGCCTCGGTTGACCGCGACGTTCTCACCGAACCTCAGCGGATCGAGTACGGGGCGCTTCAGGACGTAGGCGAATCGAGGACTGACAGTCGCATCCTGATCGGTCGAAAGGGCGACGGCAGCCGCGGCGAATTTCGCGTAATAGAAGCGCTCGATGGTGGTCGGCTCCCCCGTGATCGCTACGCCTTCGAGGAGCACGCGAAGGAAACGATCCCGTACGACGACCTCCAGCACTTCCAGAAAGGTTCGTTGCGCTTCTTCCAGGTAGAACTCGCCCCGGACTACGGCATGGAGATATCCTGCTGCGTCGCCCGCGTCGATCGTGACAGTCATCGGCATGGTTCTGCTCGCCTACTACGTTCGGGTGTTACGAAGCCTGCGCGTTCCGAACGCAGCGTCGTCAGCGTATCCTCGATCGCATCACGGCAAGATATCATGGCCTGTTCTCGGCACCTTCGAGCAGGATAGCGGGACCGGCAGTGCACAGGCAGCAGTTCTGGATTCGGACCGCCGAAACTAGGGTAACACGCCAATGGCATTGATCTCGATCAGCATGTCCGGATGCGTGAACGCCGAGACAGCGACCATCGTGGATGCCGGCGGGGTCGGGCCGAAATACTGTCGCCGCACTTCGTGAATTTCCTTGAAGCCGGTCATCTCTTTGATGAAGACGTCGACGCGGACGATGTCGGCGAGCGTGCCGCCGGCGGCGCGTATCGCGGCCTGCAGGTTCTCGCATACCTGACGCGTTTGCGCGCCGATGTCGCCCACGCCGACGATCTCGCCTCGCTCGTTCTTTGCCGTCAGGCCCGAGACGAACACCAGCTTGCCGGGACGGGCGGTCGTGACAGTGGTCCAATGCCCGGTCGGCTTCGATATCCCCACCGGGAAAATATTCTCGCGCGCTACGGCATCGCTCATCGCTGTCTCCTTTGGGGGGGGGCAGGTCTTGCTCGTTGCATTGCGGAGCTCTTTGCCAGTGGAGCGCAAGACGGTGCAACAGGCAAGACCTGACCCCGCGGTCCCCCTGGTCACCAGGAATAGCCTACGCCTGCGCCGCCGCGAGGGTCGGCGCCGCCGCGCATGCGCCCGCCGATGGTCGAG
This is a stretch of genomic DNA from Betaproteobacteria bacterium. It encodes these proteins:
- a CDS encoding RidA family protein yields the protein MSDAVARENIFPVGISKPTGHWTTVTTARPGKLVFVSGLTAKNERGEIVGVGDIGAQTRQVCENLQAAIRAAGGTLADIVRVDVFIKEMTGFKEIHEVRRQYFGPTPPASTMVAVSAFTHPDMLIEINAIGVLP